A stretch of Xenopus laevis strain J_2021 chromosome 8S, Xenopus_laevis_v10.1, whole genome shotgun sequence DNA encodes these proteins:
- the LOC121397672 gene encoding probable RNA-binding protein 18: MCAAWPHSCWGLVPFASCLPRHMPLGGRGNRCCLAQAFTNCTARPPFQQILPGTVPLHPGHKPSNSLKQEQRPGWRRYDNYKSEKVLPISLEPSSSTEPTQSTLSVSTKIKAIEAKLKMMAENPDPLLPGQSSYSYFKANEKKKITPYHKSSLKSKR, from the exons aTGTGTGCTGCCTGGCCCCACTCCTGCTGGGGACTTGTGCCTTTTGCCTCCTGCCTACCCCGTCACATGCCGCTTGGAGGTAGGGGTAACAGATGCTGCTTAGCTCAGGCTTTTACCAACTGCACAGCGAGGCCCCCGTTCCAGCAGATCCTACCGGGGACTGTCCCCCTTCACCCCGGACACAAGCCAAGTAACTCCCTAAAGCAAGAGCAACGGCCAGGATGGAGG agatatgataactataaaagtgaaaaagttttaCCGATCAGTCTTGAGCCATCTTCAAGCACAGAACCAACTCAATCTACCCTGAG TGTCAGCACCAAGATTAAAGCCATTGAAGCCAAACTGAAAATGATGGCAGAAAATCCAGATCCATTGCTCCCTGGACAGTCCTCCTATTCCTACTTCAaggcaaatgaaaagaaaaaaatcacaccGTACCATAAATCTTCACTGAAATCAAAGAGATGA